Genomic segment of Pararhodobacter zhoushanensis:
TCGCTGATCGCCAAGGCGCTGGGCAGCGGGGCGCTTGGCACGGTGATCCACCCGCTGATGGTCAGTCAGGCGCGCTTTGTCTTCGGGTTTCTGGCCGTGGCCGTGGTGTTGTCGCTGCGCCTTGCCTCAGGGCGCAAGGCCTGGGTGCAAAGCCCGCAGACCCCCAAGCCCAACTGGACCCGCCACGCGCTGCGCACCCTGCTGGGCTGGACCGGCGGCGGGCTGATGTTCGCGGCGGCGGCGCAACTGCCGCTGGCCGATGTGAACGCGCTCAGCTTTACCAGTCCCGTCGCCACCATGCTCTTCGCCATGCTCCTGCTGGGCGAGCGGGTCGGCCCATGGCGCTGGGGCGCGGCGGTGATCGCCATGCTGGGGGCGCTGGTGCTGCTGCGGCCGGGCGCAGGCGTGATTCAGCCCGCCGCGCTGCTGGCAGTGGGGGCGGCGGTCGCGATGGGGATCGAGGCGATTGTCATCAAACGGCTGGCGACGTCCGAGCCGCCGGGGCGCACCATGCTGATCAACAACGCCATGGGCGCGGTGCTGTCCTCGGTTGTTGCGCTGACGGTCTTTGTCTGGCCGCAGGGCGCGACGGTCTGGGCCGGGCTGATCGGCATGGGCGTCGTCATGGTCACGGCCCAAATTCTGCTTCTGGGCGCAAACCGGCTGGTCGATGCCAGCTTTGTCGCCCCGTTCTTCTATCTCACCCTGGTCT
This window contains:
- a CDS encoding DMT family transporter; amino-acid sequence: MRSTILIAVVSMLGCTMLVAGTSLIAKALGSGALGTVIHPLMVSQARFVFGFLAVAVVLSLRLASGRKAWVQSPQTPKPNWTRHALRTLLGWTGGGLMFAAAAQLPLADVNALSFTSPVATMLFAMLLLGERVGPWRWGAAVIAMLGALVLLRPGAGVIQPAALLAVGAAVAMGIEAIVIKRLATSEPPGRTMLINNAMGAVLSSVVALTVFVWPQGATVWAGLIGMGVVMVTAQILLLGANRLVDASFVAPFFYLTLVWAAVYDIVFFDVWPDAVSLTGASIVIAGGLVMTWREVLNARRAAVPASVTVQALR